In Syntrophales bacterium, the genomic window ATCATTACCTCCTTTCTTTTTATCCTGTTTTAACAGCGATCTTTTTCGCCTTGACACGTTCAGCTTTGGGGAGTGTCAAACGGACAACCCCGTTCTTGACTGAGGCCTCAATCCTGTCACGATCCACTTCATCTGAAATCGTGAAGGCACGTTCGTAATCACCAACATCGTATTCAGCGTGCACGATACTGTGGCCCTTATAAGAGGCTGGCTCCACTGTCCCTGTAATCGTCAAAACATTCTTGTCGAGTGTAATATCCACTGATTTCTCGTCCACACCGGGCATATCGGCAATCACCACCACGGCCTCTTTTTTCTCGTATATATCAACTATCGGCGCATAGACCTTTTGGTTCCTGGTTCGTTCAGCCTCTATGGGGGTCTGTGCCTCCTTCTTTTGCACTTTCTTTCCTTCGTGTTCCATAAGATCATTACCCTCCTTTCTTTATGCAGACTTTATAGCTACTTTTTGCGGTTTATCCTCTTCTGCCCGCGGCAGTGTAATACGAAGCGCCCCTTTATCGTATCTTGCCTCCACCTTGTCCGCATCAACCTTAAAGGGCAACTGCATGGTACGCGTAAAACGACCGTGACTACGCTCCTGACGGTGATAGCTTTCGCCTTCCTTGAGAACTTCCATCTCACGGGCGCCACTTAAAGTAAGGGTATCACCCACAACAGATATATCCATCTTGCCGGGATCCATTCCCGGTATTTCCGCCGTGATGATTGCATCTTCTTCACCGAC contains:
- a CDS encoding Hsp20/alpha crystallin family protein → MFWPEVWRFGGMTEPLGEIQRLQREMNRLFSGVFQPFSRNFPPVNVWVGEEDAIITAEIPGMDPGKMDISVVGDTLTLSGAREMEVLKEGESYHRQERSHGRFTRTMQLPFKVDADKVEARYDKGALRITLPRAEEDKPQKVAIKSA
- a CDS encoding Hsp20/alpha crystallin family protein is translated as MEHEGKKVQKKEAQTPIEAERTRNQKVYAPIVDIYEKKEAVVVIADMPGVDEKSVDITLDKNVLTITGTVEPASYKGHSIVHAEYDVGDYERAFTISDEVDRDRIEASVKNGVVRLTLPKAERVKAKKIAVKTG